From a single Bacteroidota bacterium genomic region:
- a CDS encoding insulinase family protein, with protein MKTQTLLNKNSFSYCKREIRYSSLIDIRILLFLFFAICFLPTIAQTPQRISSIEGITEYRLNNGLKVLLFPDASKPTITVNITYLVGSRHEGYGESGMAHLLEHMLFKGSQRHKNIPQELTAHGCRSNGTTWYDRTNYYETFTASDENLRWVLDLESDRMVNSFIDKKDLATEFSVVRNEFEASENYAFAVLQERVFSTAFLWHNYGKSTIGSKEDIERVPIENLQAFYKKYYQPDNAVLIIAGKIEEEKTLQMVVEYFGVIPKPARTLTETYTVEPSQDGERHVTLKRTGDVQIVSCGYHIPAATHPDYAGIEIISEMLTDKPSGRLYKALVESGKSSTCYGSVYGLKEPGYVYFESEALKDKKLVDVGAEMFSLLDSLPLHPFTAEEVEQARTTLLKEVEEQYTNTDYLCMTLSEYIALGDWRHWFLYRDRLEQIKVEEVNQVVARYFISSNRTTGYFIPEKLPQRVQVPDAPVLEEELKRYEGRKALSNLETFDPSPENIQRNIRAGNFDGGAKYNLLSKPNRGRKVNLSISLRIGYEAALKNKSIIASLTLAMLKKGSKHLSYEQLNDSLDKMNANIFIYGSGQQVMLIANAEKKYLKATLGLLEEILRRPVFPESELEILKTERITAIEELKSDPIALVYRKYSKLTENYRPSDFRYTMDFEDQMIAIKSISREDLTGFYKDFYNSSNANISCVGEFDEKELVEGLKPIFSNWESPVVYERAKDEFIPGKQVSEKYQLLIKRMPCCWVA; from the coding sequence ATGAAAACACAAACATTATTAAACAAAAATTCCTTTAGTTATTGCAAAAGAGAAATACGATATTCTTCACTTATAGATATTCGTATATTACTTTTTCTCTTTTTCGCCATTTGTTTTCTTCCAACAATTGCACAGACTCCCCAACGCATCTCCTCCATCGAAGGCATCACGGAGTACCGGCTTAACAACGGGCTTAAAGTATTACTCTTTCCGGATGCATCAAAGCCAACCATCACCGTTAACATCACCTATCTGGTCGGTTCCCGTCATGAAGGTTATGGTGAATCCGGTATGGCTCATCTCCTGGAGCATATGCTGTTTAAAGGTTCACAACGCCATAAAAATATTCCTCAGGAATTAACGGCGCATGGTTGCAGGTCCAATGGAACAACATGGTATGACCGAACCAACTATTATGAAACATTTACGGCTTCAGATGAAAATCTACGCTGGGTACTTGATCTCGAAAGTGACCGCATGGTGAACTCTTTTATTGATAAAAAAGATCTTGCCACTGAATTTTCCGTTGTCAGAAATGAGTTTGAAGCAAGCGAGAACTATGCATTTGCTGTTTTGCAAGAGCGTGTATTTTCTACCGCTTTCTTATGGCATAACTATGGAAAATCTACCATCGGGTCCAAGGAGGATATTGAGCGGGTACCGATAGAGAACCTGCAAGCTTTCTATAAGAAATATTATCAACCGGATAACGCGGTACTGATCATAGCCGGTAAAATAGAAGAAGAGAAAACCCTGCAAATGGTGGTGGAATATTTTGGAGTGATACCCAAACCTGCCCGTACATTAACAGAAACGTATACCGTAGAGCCGTCTCAGGATGGTGAACGGCATGTAACATTAAAGCGAACAGGTGATGTTCAGATCGTCTCCTGCGGGTATCATATTCCTGCTGCTACACATCCGGATTATGCAGGCATTGAAATTATTTCGGAGATGTTAACCGATAAACCCTCAGGACGTTTGTACAAAGCGTTGGTGGAGTCCGGGAAATCCAGTACCTGTTACGGATCGGTGTATGGTTTAAAGGAACCCGGCTATGTTTATTTTGAATCTGAGGCACTCAAGGATAAAAAACTCGTTGATGTGGGAGCGGAGATGTTTTCATTGCTGGATAGCCTCCCATTACATCCATTTACAGCGGAAGAGGTGGAGCAGGCCCGTACGACTTTGTTGAAAGAGGTGGAAGAGCAATATACCAACACCGATTATTTATGTATGACCTTGTCGGAGTACATTGCCTTGGGAGACTGGAGACATTGGTTCCTATATCGTGACCGGCTGGAGCAAATTAAAGTAGAGGAAGTGAATCAGGTAGTAGCCAGATATTTTATTTCCTCCAACCGTACTACCGGTTACTTTATTCCTGAAAAATTACCGCAGAGAGTACAGGTCCCGGACGCCCCGGTTCTGGAAGAAGAGCTGAAAAGATATGAGGGAAGAAAGGCCCTTTCAAACCTGGAAACTTTTGATCCGTCACCTGAAAATATCCAACGCAATATCAGGGCAGGGAATTTTGACGGAGGTGCGAAGTATAATTTATTGAGTAAACCCAACAGGGGCCGAAAAGTGAATTTGAGCATCTCCTTGCGTATTGGTTATGAAGCAGCATTGAAAAATAAAAGTATAATAGCATCGCTCACATTAGCTATGCTCAAAAAGGGGTCTAAACATCTTAGCTATGAGCAGCTCAACGATTCATTGGATAAGATGAATGCTAACATCTTCATTTATGGCAGTGGGCAACAAGTTATGCTAATTGCAAATGCGGAGAAGAAATATCTTAAAGCAACATTGGGTCTTTTGGAAGAAATATTGAGGAGACCCGTATTTCCGGAATCAGAATTAGAAATTTTAAAGACAGAACGCATCACGGCCATTGAAGAATTGAAGAGTGATCCAATAGCATTGGTCTATAGAAAGTATAGCAAACTTACAGAGAATTATAGACCCTCCGACTTCCGTTATACGATGGATTTTGAAGATCAGATGATAGCAATCAAATCCATAAGCAGGGAAGACCTCACCGGTTTCTATAAGGATTTTTACAATAGTAGCAATGCTAACATCTCCTGTGTGGGTGAATTTGATGAAAAGGAATTGGTAGAAGGATTGAAGCCAATATTCAGTAATTGGGAGTCACCTGTAGTTTATGAGAGAGCAAAAGATGAATTTATTCCCGGAAAACAAGTGAGTGAAAAATATCAACTCCTGATAAAAAGAATGCCATGTTGCTGGGTGGCATGA